The DNA region ACATGTCGGCACCCTCGCTGCCAGGCGGCACATCGCGAATCAGTGTCTTAAGACAGATGATTAGTCCCTCAGAAGCTCTCATGTCGATTGAACCGATCACTTCTTGCCCCACTCGGTCAAGGTACGTCGATGCGAGGACAGTTCCCCTTTCCACCGTCATTGTCTCGGGGGCCGAACCGATGTTCAGCAACACCACAATGCGCTGCTTATCATCTATGCGCTGATAGCTCAGCACGTTCTTCTCGACAGTAACCGACTGCAGCGCACCACTCACTAACGTCAGATTGCTGCGCCGCAGATTGATTAGATTGCGATAAAGCTGCAGCATTGAAGCAGGATCATGCTCTAGTGCTGCGACGTTTATTGCTTCATGATCGCCGATAGGAAGCCAAGGGCGGCCCGTAGTAAATCCAGCCGAGGGAGTGCCGTTCCACGGCATCGGAGTTCGTTCTGGGTCGCGGCCCAAACCGAGTCCCGGTTCGTTCTTCTCCGCAGGGTCTTGCACCCGCTCCGGAGGAATCGGCACGTTTGTCATCCCTATTTCCTCACCGTAGTACATCGTTAGTGTTCCGGGAAGAGTGAAAAGCAACATGGCCGCAACAGGTGCCTGGGAAGTTCCAACCCTGGTCGCGATGCGTGCATTATCATGATTTCCCAAAACCCAATTGGGCCATGCGCCCTTCGGGAGAGCGGTGTGGTAATCAGAGATAACCTGCTTCACTGCTTCAGCGGTCCATGCGCATTGCAGCAGGTGGAAGTTGAATGGCAGGTTCGCGCCTTTGAGGTCCCTTCCGTAGTACGACATCAACTGTTCCACGGGTAAGTAGATCTCTCCGATCAGAACGCGCTGTGGAAACTCATCGACCACCGCCCGCATCCTGGCCACAAGGTCGTGAACCTCGGGTCGGTCTGAGTTGTACATCGGTAAGAGGCGGTGACTGGAGGGCTGGCCTAAGCGATAACCGGGGTTTGGCGGGTTATCGCGAAATTGATCGTCCTTGATCATCAGCCACATGACGTCCACGCGAAAACCATCCACGCCTCGTCGCAGCCAGAACCTCAAGACATCAAACATAGCGGCCTGCACGGCAGGGTTGCGCCAGTTAAGGTCGGGCTGTTGCTTGAGGAATGAATGGTAGTAGTACTGTCCGGTTGTTTCGTCCCATTCCCAGCCGGAGCCACCGAAGTTGCTTAGCCAATTATTCGGTTTATCGCGCCATAGGTACCAATCTCGCTTCGGATTCTCGCGAGAGGACCGGCTCTCCAGAAACCATGGGTGCTGATTGGAGGTGTGATTCGGCACAAAATCGAGAATCATCTTCAGACCGCGGCGATGAGCCTCCGCG from Edaphobacter paludis includes:
- a CDS encoding alpha-amylase family glycosyl hydrolase — protein: MQELTWWQHGIIYEIYPRSFQDSDGDGIGDLNGILQRLDYLVQLGINAIWISPIYPSPMADFGYDVADYCGIDPIFGTMEDFDRLLAEAHRRGLKMILDFVPNHTSNQHPWFLESRSSRENPKRDWYLWRDKPNNWLSNFGGSGWEWDETTGQYYYHSFLKQQPDLNWRNPAVQAAMFDVLRFWLRRGVDGFRVDVMWLMIKDDQFRDNPPNPGYRLGQPSSHRLLPMYNSDRPEVHDLVARMRAVVDEFPQRVLIGEIYLPVEQLMSYYGRDLKGANLPFNFHLLQCAWTAEAVKQVISDYHTALPKGAWPNWVLGNHDNARIATRVGTSQAPVAAMLLFTLPGTLTMYYGEEIGMTNVPIPPERVQDPAEKNEPGLGLGRDPERTPMPWNGTPSAGFTTGRPWLPIGDHEAINVAALEHDPASMLQLYRNLINLRRSNLTLVSGALQSVTVEKNVLSYQRIDDKQRIVVLLNIGSAPETMTVERGTVLASTYLDRVGQEVIGSIDMRASEGLIICLKTLIRDVPPGSEGADMS